Proteins from a genomic interval of Arachis hypogaea cultivar Tifrunner chromosome 10, arahy.Tifrunner.gnm2.J5K5, whole genome shotgun sequence:
- the LOC112717682 gene encoding uncharacterized protein, translated as MEDYDFGNPNYSNPNCAYSFVNMATPTSDFMLSDYLLLDGDVIIDNHHQHQDQDSWSQSTESSSLAAASSNVNHEFGGATTSNHNNNIKCKTYVSKRNKQVEARQRVVFRTRSELEVMDDGFKWRKYGKKSVKNSPNPRNYYKCSSVGCGVKKRVERDAEDRSYVLTSYDGVHNHQIPSSNSYYTTSPFSIFHSNDINWSLHALAANSSSSNS; from the exons ATGGAGGACTACGATTTTGGAAACCCTAATTATTCTAACCCTAATTGCGCTTATTCTTTCGTGAATATGGCTACTCCCACCTCAGATTTCATGTTATCTGATTATCTATTGCTTGATGGTGATGTTATTATTgataatcatcatcaacatcaagATCAAGACTCTTGGTCACAGAGTACTGAATCATCTTCGTTGGCAGCAGCATCAAGCAATGTCAATCACGAATTTGGTGGTGCAACAACCTCCAACCACAATAACAACAT AAAATGCAAAACTTATGTGAGTAAGCGAAACAAGCAGGTAGAAGCGAGGCAAAGGGTGGTGTTCAGAACTAGATCGGAGCTAGAGGTCATGGATGATGGATTTAAATGGAGGAAGTATGGAAAGAAGTCAGTAAAGAACAGTCCCAATCCTAG GAACTATTACAAGTGCTCGAGTGTAGGATGCGGTGTGAAGAAAAGAGTGGAAAGGGATGCAGAAGACAGGAGCTATGTGTTAACAAGTTATGACGGTGTTCACAATCACCAAATCCCTTCTTCTAACTCCTACTACACTACTTCTCCATTCTCCATCTTCCATTCTAATGATATTAATTGGTCCCTCCATGCTCTTGCTGCAAACTCATCATCCTCTAATTCCTAG